Proteins encoded together in one Fibrobacter sp. UWP2 window:
- a CDS encoding bifunctional (p)ppGpp synthetase/guanosine-3',5'-bis(diphosphate) 3'-pyrophosphohydrolase, producing MMDTLNLTTNEEHIVSVLLKKNPELDEGVLKSAVAFIADAHDGQYRKSGMPYTEHPYEVAKILADLKQDQATVLAGLLHDVVEDTPHTLKEISEKFGEDTAFMVDAVTKITAVQEASKTAQKAGTYKKLISAMAKDPRVIMIKIADRIHNMRTMQYMKPEKRKQIAQETLDIYVPLTHRFGLYKLKTELEDLSFKYVNPVEYQKLVDALIEGKDKREKYVQSVIGPLQIKMALEDFDCTIQGRTKNIYSIYNKMIARDCQFEDIFDIFAIRIIVETIPECYLALGYVHNLWTPLQSRFKDYIATPKPNLYQSIHTTVIGPENKMVEVQIRTKDMDLTAEKGFAAHWAYKMETQHEGEELAWLDHMVKLQSEISDSKEYLDFLKVDLKPEGMTVFTPKGTSIELPDGAIVLDFAFAVHTELGLHCIGAKINEEVVSLDKPVPHGATIQILKSPAQEPSPEWLDMVKTVKAKQELRKWMKTSITQQALDLGKEIWTRELRMAKIEKDKRPQEEAINKYFGTFSMDDFFERIGQGELPLQDVHRFLTGEDINNKDATALRFFPTFNKDKKNVVRDDMPLMIGHETSLLIHFATCCGPVPGEQIVGVMRPKIGIEVHNVNCPNLKDFPVEQLLPVDWSADVSQPFMTHLTIDTDNRKNITLDVLQALKNAGLFLERMSVASTELSGRIRMEFKAFRKDQVDSYVNHVRKIHGVREVTKA from the coding sequence ATGATGGATACGCTCAATTTGACAACCAATGAAGAGCACATCGTGAGTGTGCTCTTAAAAAAGAACCCCGAGCTGGACGAGGGTGTTCTCAAGAGCGCCGTTGCCTTTATCGCCGATGCCCACGACGGCCAGTACCGCAAGAGCGGCATGCCGTACACAGAACACCCCTACGAAGTCGCCAAAATCCTTGCCGACCTGAAACAAGACCAGGCGACAGTCCTTGCCGGCCTGTTGCACGACGTGGTGGAAGACACCCCGCACACACTCAAAGAAATTTCTGAAAAATTCGGCGAAGACACCGCCTTCATGGTGGACGCCGTCACCAAGATCACCGCCGTCCAGGAGGCGAGCAAGACCGCGCAAAAAGCGGGCACCTACAAAAAGCTCATCTCGGCCATGGCCAAGGACCCGCGCGTCATCATGATCAAAATTGCAGACCGCATCCACAACATGCGCACCATGCAATACATGAAGCCCGAAAAGCGCAAGCAGATTGCCCAGGAGACTTTGGACATTTACGTGCCGCTCACCCACCGCTTTGGCTTGTACAAACTCAAAACGGAACTCGAGGACCTGAGTTTCAAGTACGTGAACCCGGTGGAATACCAAAAGCTGGTGGACGCCCTTATCGAGGGCAAGGACAAGCGTGAAAAGTACGTGCAATCGGTGATCGGCCCGCTCCAGATTAAGATGGCTCTCGAGGACTTCGACTGCACCATCCAGGGGCGCACCAAGAACATTTACAGCATCTACAACAAGATGATCGCCCGCGACTGCCAGTTCGAGGACATCTTCGACATATTCGCCATCCGCATCATCGTGGAGACCATCCCCGAGTGCTACCTGGCACTGGGCTACGTACACAACCTTTGGACCCCGCTCCAGAGTCGCTTCAAGGACTACATCGCGACGCCCAAGCCGAACCTCTACCAGAGCATCCACACGACGGTCATTGGCCCCGAGAACAAAATGGTCGAGGTGCAGATCCGCACCAAGGACATGGACCTGACCGCCGAAAAGGGATTCGCCGCCCACTGGGCCTACAAGATGGAAACCCAGCACGAGGGCGAGGAACTTGCCTGGCTCGACCATATGGTCAAGTTGCAATCCGAAATTAGCGACAGCAAGGAGTACCTGGACTTTTTGAAGGTGGACCTCAAACCCGAGGGCATGACCGTATTCACCCCGAAGGGAACCTCCATCGAACTCCCCGACGGAGCCATCGTGCTGGACTTCGCCTTCGCGGTGCATACCGAACTGGGGCTCCACTGCATTGGCGCAAAGATCAACGAAGAAGTGGTGAGCCTCGACAAGCCCGTACCCCACGGCGCCACCATCCAGATTTTGAAGAGTCCCGCCCAGGAGCCCAGCCCCGAATGGCTCGACATGGTCAAGACAGTCAAAGCCAAGCAGGAACTGCGCAAGTGGATGAAGACGAGTATTACCCAGCAAGCTCTGGACCTAGGCAAGGAAATTTGGACTCGCGAACTCCGCATGGCCAAAATAGAGAAGGACAAACGCCCCCAGGAAGAGGCAATCAACAAGTACTTTGGGACGTTTAGCATGGATGACTTCTTTGAACGTATTGGGCAGGGAGAGCTCCCCCTGCAAGACGTCCACCGCTTTTTGACGGGCGAAGACATCAACAACAAGGACGCGACCGCGCTCCGGTTCTTCCCCACGTTCAACAAGGACAAAAAAAACGTTGTCCGGGACGACATGCCCCTAATGATCGGCCACGAGACGAGTCTGCTCATCCACTTTGCCACATGCTGCGGGCCCGTACCCGGCGAGCAGATTGTGGGCGTGATGCGTCCCAAAATAGGCATCGAGGTCCACAACGTGAACTGTCCAAACCTCAAGGACTTCCCCGTGGAGCAGCTTTTGCCTGTGGACTGGAGCGCCGACGTTTCACAGCCGTTCATGACGCACCTCACCATCGACACCGACAACCGCAAAAACATTACGCTCGACGTATTGCAGGCCCTCAAAAACGCAGGCTTGTTCCTGGAACGCATGAGCGTCGCGAGCACCGAACTCTCGGGCAGAATCCGCATGGAGTTCAAGGCGTTCCGCAAGGACCAGGTCGACAGCTACGTGAATCACGTACGCAAGATCCATGGCGTTAGGGAGGTGACCAAGGCATGA
- a CDS encoding NADH-quinone oxidoreductase subunit A, with translation MSEYIILSIFLFLGAFIAAAATVTGLVLGYRTKNTKNKMAPYECGMETIGNARIQFKVGYYLFALLFLVFDIEALFLFPVMMNFKAIMAGQTPLAPAIVVIDLVIFMAILVSGLAYAWKKGILKWE, from the coding sequence ATGTCAGAATACATAATATTATCCATTTTCCTTTTCCTAGGTGCATTCATCGCCGCAGCGGCGACAGTCACCGGCCTTGTGCTCGGCTACCGCACAAAGAACACCAAGAACAAGATGGCCCCCTACGAATGCGGCATGGAGACCATCGGCAACGCGCGTATACAATTCAAGGTGGGCTACTACCTGTTCGCCTTGCTCTTCCTCGTGTTCGACATTGAAGCACTCTTTTTGTTCCCGGTCATGATGAACTTCAAAGCCATTATGGCGGGGCAAACCCCGCTCGCGCCCGCGATTGTCGTCATTGACCTCGTGATATTTATGGCTATCCTTGTATCTGGCCTCGCCTACGCCTGGAAAAAAGGAATTCTCAAATGGGAATAA
- the nuoB gene encoding NADH-quinone oxidoreductase subunit NuoB, whose amino-acid sequence MGIINYAPKILDPIPGGKYVVNAIDYVVNWARANSIWPLTYGTSCCAIEMMSSSMARYDIARFGSEVFRSSPRQADLFILAGTITRRMAPAIQMLWEQIPGPKYVIAMGACTISGGPFIYDNYSVVRGAQNLIPVDVFVPGCPPRPEALFHGLLTLRDKILKETCRNPWHEGEPRDVSTMDRYREAAKTWAALEEMKDEQMAEVRAKFKEEHPDYKSSFKPVRVKKEDFPEVERVPFKRLGLTQAELFAKLRAKFPNVTVHTHSEDPIEDIVAAMPADHPLEVMVAPEDYLPMVEFIKNDPEFKMDYLIDVTAIDYDDHFDMVTQLRSMDIGHKLFLCLQLKKDFSIEEEKRPISILATAPSISGIYPAAEFKEREVYDMFGIGFEGHPDLRRIFLDKDFVGFPLRKDFTHPEMIRRPL is encoded by the coding sequence ATGGGAATAATCAATTACGCACCCAAGATCCTGGACCCGATTCCCGGCGGCAAGTACGTCGTGAACGCAATCGACTACGTGGTGAACTGGGCCCGTGCCAACTCCATTTGGCCGCTCACCTACGGCACAAGCTGCTGCGCCATCGAAATGATGTCGAGCTCCATGGCGCGCTACGACATTGCCCGCTTTGGCAGTGAAGTGTTCCGCTCGTCCCCCAGACAAGCGGACTTGTTTATTTTAGCAGGCACCATCACCCGCCGCATGGCACCCGCCATCCAGATGCTGTGGGAACAGATTCCCGGCCCCAAATACGTAATCGCCATGGGCGCCTGCACCATTAGCGGCGGGCCGTTCATTTACGACAACTACTCTGTAGTGCGCGGCGCACAGAACCTGATCCCGGTCGACGTTTTTGTCCCTGGATGCCCGCCAAGACCCGAGGCACTTTTCCACGGGCTACTCACCCTCCGCGACAAAATATTAAAAGAGACGTGCCGCAACCCGTGGCACGAAGGCGAGCCCCGCGACGTGAGCACCATGGACCGCTACCGCGAAGCCGCCAAGACCTGGGCCGCCCTCGAAGAGATGAAGGACGAGCAAATGGCGGAGGTTCGCGCGAAGTTCAAGGAGGAGCATCCCGACTACAAATCGAGCTTCAAACCCGTGCGTGTGAAAAAAGAGGACTTCCCCGAAGTGGAACGCGTACCGTTCAAGCGCCTGGGGCTCACACAGGCGGAACTTTTTGCAAAGCTCCGTGCGAAGTTCCCGAACGTGACCGTACACACGCACAGCGAAGACCCCATCGAAGACATCGTGGCGGCGATGCCTGCCGACCACCCCCTCGAAGTGATGGTCGCACCCGAAGACTACCTCCCCATGGTAGAGTTCATCAAGAACGATCCCGAATTCAAGATGGACTACCTCATTGACGTGACCGCCATTGACTACGACGACCACTTTGACATGGTGACGCAGCTCCGCAGCATGGACATTGGGCACAAACTGTTCCTATGCCTGCAACTCAAAAAGGACTTTAGCATCGAAGAAGAAAAGCGTCCCATATCCATCTTGGCGACAGCGCCCAGCATCAGCGGCATTTACCCTGCCGCCGAATTCAAGGAACGCGAGGTTTACGACATGTTCGGCATCGGATTCGAGGGACACCCCGACCTGCGCCGCATATTCCTCGACAAGGACTTTGTAGGCTTCCCATTGAGAAAAGACTTTACGCACCCCGAAATGATCAGGAGGCCCCTATGA
- a CDS encoding NADH-quinone oxidoreductase subunit D, translating to MSTLPPGFRIQRETNTEEFFINMGPQHPSTHGALRLALRMEGETIIELVPHFGYIHRGMEKQAESMTYLQYIALSDRQDYLTAIQNNLGVVIALEKGMNVGVPEKQEYIRVMLQELGRIASHMVFFACFGGDLGGQTCLLYGFKEREMVHDILEEVTGSRLTTNFFRPGGSRFDVPDTFIPRVKAFLDHMDDTMKDYERFLSKNIIVLERSKGIGYLSKEDAIAYGCSGPVLRASGVNFDVRRANPYSIYDQFDFEVPVTYNGDCYDRYTVRIAEIHESMKILRQCVDKFPKDGPWRSKEKPVRLPVGRYYSEIETAKGLYATYVVAATTGDKPYRIHTRGPSFPHIAALNKMVQGHKISDLVTILATLDPVIPEIDR from the coding sequence ATGAGTACACTCCCTCCTGGATTCCGCATTCAACGCGAAACCAATACCGAAGAATTCTTCATCAACATGGGGCCGCAGCACCCGAGTACGCATGGTGCGCTCCGCCTTGCACTGCGCATGGAAGGCGAAACCATCATCGAGTTGGTGCCGCACTTTGGTTACATCCACCGCGGTATGGAAAAACAGGCCGAGTCCATGACCTACCTGCAGTACATCGCGCTCTCCGACAGGCAAGACTACCTCACCGCCATCCAGAACAACCTGGGAGTGGTCATCGCGCTCGAAAAAGGCATGAACGTGGGCGTCCCCGAAAAGCAGGAGTACATTCGCGTGATGCTCCAAGAACTGGGCCGCATTGCAAGCCACATGGTCTTTTTCGCCTGCTTTGGCGGCGATCTGGGCGGCCAAACTTGCCTGCTGTACGGTTTCAAGGAACGCGAGATGGTCCACGACATCCTCGAAGAAGTCACGGGCTCCCGCCTTACCACGAACTTCTTCCGCCCCGGCGGAAGCCGCTTTGACGTGCCAGATACGTTCATCCCGCGCGTGAAGGCGTTCCTGGACCACATGGACGACACCATGAAGGACTACGAACGCTTCCTCTCCAAGAACATCATTGTGCTGGAGCGAAGCAAGGGCATAGGCTACCTCTCCAAAGAGGACGCCATCGCCTACGGATGTTCGGGTCCGGTGCTCCGTGCTAGCGGAGTGAACTTTGACGTGCGTCGCGCGAACCCCTATAGCATTTACGACCAGTTCGACTTTGAAGTCCCTGTGACCTACAACGGAGACTGCTACGACCGCTACACGGTACGCATCGCCGAAATCCACGAATCCATGAAGATTTTGCGCCAATGCGTGGACAAGTTCCCCAAAGACGGGCCTTGGCGCAGCAAAGAAAAACCGGTACGCCTCCCCGTGGGCCGCTACTACAGCGAAATCGAGACCGCCAAGGGGCTTTACGCCACCTACGTGGTCGCGGCCACGACCGGCGACAAGCCGTACCGTATCCACACACGCGGGCCAAGTTTCCCGCACATCGCGGCGCTCAACAAGATGGTGCAAGGCCACAAGATTTCGGACCTCGTGACCATCCTGGCGACGCTCGACCCCGTGATTCCAGAGATTGACAGGTAG
- a CDS encoding complex I subunit 1 family protein, protein MFVPSITNPVGDFVRDIVPKLAAYLPASLQSDTLNSITAFLVNALICIVAVCIVNIGSAPILIYMERKVCAHVQCRLGPMRLGWHGTIQTIADVLKMLFKEVYAPSGADKIMFYLAPLIVLIAPFLVCALIPFGRNLVVADVPMGIPLIIAVNGFGVLAILLGGWSSNNKYSLLGALRSGAQMISYEISFAMILLFVVMISGSTNLMTITLGQEGTLFDWWIFKIPVLGVIAFILFFISSTAEMNRAPFDIAEAEQELTGGYHTEYNGTPFAMFYLAEYIALITNSALAVTCFLGGFLPPCIGIAFVDQYLNMVPGVVWFFAKVYFMIWCYMMVRWTFVRPRVDQLMDFEWKFLLPVNLVLLVAGAAYIALVG, encoded by the coding sequence ATGTTTGTTCCCAGCATTACAAACCCCGTCGGAGACTTTGTTCGCGACATTGTACCCAAGCTTGCGGCCTATTTGCCCGCAAGCCTACAATCGGACACGCTCAACAGCATCACGGCATTCCTCGTAAACGCCCTCATTTGCATTGTCGCGGTGTGCATTGTGAACATTGGTTCGGCCCCCATCCTCATTTACATGGAACGCAAAGTGTGCGCCCACGTGCAATGTCGCCTTGGTCCCATGCGTCTCGGCTGGCACGGCACCATCCAGACCATCGCCGACGTTTTGAAGATGCTCTTTAAAGAAGTCTACGCCCCAAGCGGCGCCGACAAGATCATGTTCTACCTGGCGCCCCTCATTGTGCTCATCGCTCCCTTCCTCGTTTGCGCGCTCATCCCGTTTGGCCGCAACCTGGTCGTCGCTGACGTTCCCATGGGAATCCCGCTGATCATTGCCGTGAACGGCTTTGGCGTGCTAGCCATTTTGCTGGGCGGCTGGAGCAGCAACAACAAGTACTCGCTCCTGGGAGCCCTCCGCAGCGGCGCCCAAATGATCAGTTACGAAATCTCGTTTGCCATGATCCTCCTCTTTGTGGTGATGATTTCGGGATCCACGAACCTCATGACCATCACACTTGGGCAGGAAGGCACCCTGTTTGACTGGTGGATTTTCAAGATTCCCGTGCTCGGGGTCATCGCCTTCATTCTGTTTTTTATTTCAAGCACCGCCGAAATGAACCGCGCCCCCTTCGACATCGCCGAAGCCGAGCAGGAACTTACTGGCGGTTACCACACCGAATACAACGGCACACCGTTCGCCATGTTCTATTTGGCAGAATACATAGCCCTCATTACGAACTCGGCACTCGCGGTGACCTGCTTTTTGGGAGGCTTTTTGCCGCCGTGCATCGGAATCGCCTTTGTGGACCAATACCTGAACATGGTTCCGGGAGTCGTGTGGTTCTTTGCAAAAGTCTACTTTATGATTTGGTGCTACATGATGGTCCGCTGGACGTTTGTGCGTCCTCGCGTGGACCAGCTCATGGACTTCGAATGGAAATTCCTGTTGCCTGTCAACCTTGTTTTGCTGGTGGCCGGAGCCGCCTACATCGCTTTGGTAGGGTAA
- a CDS encoding NADH-quinone oxidoreductase subunit I, whose protein sequence is MAEPITTSQYLKRYLKRCITGPWSLLCGLSVTLKYFFNPKRIVTEQYPENKKTLKMHERFRGRLEMIEDEDGQNRCTACGMCERACPNASINVLPTKNIAGKKVLGRYLYHFASCMQCGLCVEACPFGAIRMNQDFEVATTDPTTLEMILNHKEGQG, encoded by the coding sequence ATGGCAGAACCGATTACTACATCTCAATACCTTAAGCGTTACCTCAAACGTTGCATCACTGGTCCCTGGAGCCTTTTGTGCGGGCTCTCGGTCACTCTCAAATACTTCTTTAACCCCAAGCGCATTGTTACAGAACAATACCCCGAAAACAAAAAGACGCTCAAAATGCACGAGCGCTTCCGCGGTCGACTCGAAATGATCGAGGACGAGGACGGGCAAAACCGCTGCACTGCCTGCGGCATGTGCGAACGCGCCTGTCCCAACGCGAGCATCAATGTGCTCCCCACAAAGAATATCGCCGGCAAAAAAGTTTTGGGACGTTACCTGTACCACTTTGCCAGTTGTATGCAATGCGGTCTTTGCGTTGAGGCATGTCCCTTTGGCGCCATCCGCATGAACCAGGATTTCGAGGTCGCGACAACGGACCCGACAACCCTCGAGATGATTTTGAACCACAAGGAGGGACAGGGATAA
- a CDS encoding NADH-quinone oxidoreductase subunit J: MDIAFYAVSIAMIIMAVMTVAVKNILQSAIFLIFSFVGTAILYLLLHAEFVALAQIMVYIGGVVIFVVFTILLTSHLGEDAFSTKIPRFFAAFTISISFVFVMIKCILPIPDLASGTSNAPEGFAGLEPFAMRLLGYGPDGFIIPFEIVSILLLMTLICAITIARKTKEESEAEIKPASQNKEAGK; encoded by the coding sequence ATGGACATCGCATTTTATGCTGTCTCCATTGCCATGATTATCATGGCTGTCATGACAGTCGCCGTCAAGAACATTTTGCAAAGCGCCATCTTCCTCATTTTCTCGTTTGTGGGAACCGCGATCCTCTACCTGCTTTTGCACGCTGAATTTGTCGCCCTGGCACAAATCATGGTGTACATCGGCGGCGTCGTGATTTTCGTGGTATTCACCATCCTCCTCACGAGCCACCTAGGCGAAGACGCCTTCTCTACCAAGATTCCTCGATTCTTTGCGGCATTTACCATTTCGATTTCATTTGTATTCGTGATGATCAAGTGCATTTTACCAATCCCCGACCTCGCCAGTGGCACGTCAAACGCCCCCGAGGGCTTTGCAGGGCTGGAACCGTTTGCCATGCGGTTGCTGGGCTACGGTCCAGACGGTTTTATCATCCCCTTTGAAATTGTGAGCATCTTGCTCTTGATGACGCTCATTTGCGCCATCACCATCGCCCGCAAGACCAAAGAGGAATCGGAAGCCGAAATCAAACCCGCTTCCCAAAACAAGGAGGCCGGCAAATGA
- the nuoK gene encoding NADH-quinone oxidoreductase subunit NuoK: MTLMNCLILAFLLFGIGVWGLMRRRHLIGMLISIELMLNAANINFISFAYFTAHDATAGALFSIFVIAVTACEMAIALAIIVSMYRRHKSLDADQLRDLHD; the protein is encoded by the coding sequence ATGACCTTGATGAATTGCCTAATTCTCGCCTTTTTGTTGTTCGGCATTGGCGTGTGGGGTTTGATGCGCAGGCGCCACCTCATTGGCATGCTCATTTCGATTGAGCTCATGCTCAACGCCGCGAACATCAACTTTATCAGTTTTGCCTACTTTACCGCGCACGACGCCACCGCGGGTGCGCTCTTCAGCATTTTTGTCATCGCCGTAACGGCGTGCGAAATGGCAATCGCCCTTGCGATTATCGTGAGCATGTACCGCCGTCACAAGAGCCTTGACGCAGACCAGTTGAGGGACCTCCATGATTAA
- the nuoL gene encoding NADH-quinone oxidoreductase subunit L, which produces MINDVTLGYLIFLLPLFSFVVNGLFLCHNRKFDKAAAAIAVACNGLAAASAITIAVHYFSSNFAPQKATLFEYVFIPFVGDLVAKIGMLVDPLSVMMLVVVTFISFMVNIYSIGYMREDRSAGRFFSLLSLFSFSMLGLVVATNLFQMFIFWELVGVSSYLLIGFWYHKPSAVSASKQAFILTRFADSFFLLGIVMVSYVVGSFDFGVLNSLGLSAFKTATINLGICEVKQSTALVIGSVLIFTGGWGKSAMFPMHIWLPNAMEGPTPVSSIIHSATMVVAGVYLVARLFPFFAICENTLTLILWVGAFTMVFAAVIACTQKDIKRILAYSTLSQLGYMMFALGACKINQVVAVTGWTASTFHIFTHAFFKCSLFLIAGSLIHQVHTNDLDAMGGLRKKMPVTYICTLISILAISGIPPFSGFFSKDEIILAAFQGHHQVVLGLALLTSGLTTFYMFRLFFLAFHGEPRHEGVKAGHVHEDFAMTLPIVILAIPSLLSGILCKGLFEKFFTPGRLHVPQLLRLAEGGWIPFAAVGIAIVALLVAWFLYASPKAKVERALDESNRSSIYKVVYHKFYFDEMYYAVVRQFIFGGVARAARAFNDYVIEGLLAFSVWFIHKLGDLVRLAQAGYLPFYLGTLIVGVLIWRFFGQLPL; this is translated from the coding sequence ATGATTAACGACGTCACTCTAGGCTACCTGATCTTTTTACTGCCGCTGTTCTCGTTCGTGGTGAACGGGCTCTTCCTTTGCCACAACCGCAAGTTCGACAAGGCGGCAGCCGCCATCGCGGTCGCCTGCAATGGCCTTGCCGCCGCAAGCGCCATCACCATCGCGGTCCACTACTTTAGTTCGAACTTCGCTCCGCAAAAGGCGACGCTCTTCGAGTACGTCTTTATCCCGTTCGTAGGCGACCTGGTCGCCAAAATCGGCATGCTCGTGGATCCCCTCTCGGTCATGATGCTCGTGGTCGTCACCTTCATCAGTTTCATGGTGAACATCTACAGCATTGGCTACATGCGCGAAGACCGTTCCGCGGGGAGGTTCTTTAGCCTGCTCTCGCTGTTCAGCTTCAGCATGCTCGGTCTCGTCGTCGCCACCAACCTGTTCCAGATGTTCATCTTTTGGGAGCTCGTGGGCGTCTCGAGCTACCTGCTCATCGGTTTCTGGTACCACAAGCCCTCCGCCGTGAGCGCCTCCAAGCAGGCATTTATCCTCACCCGCTTTGCCGACAGTTTCTTTTTGCTCGGCATCGTGATGGTGAGCTACGTGGTCGGCAGTTTTGACTTTGGCGTTTTGAACTCGCTCGGCCTTTCGGCATTCAAGACCGCAACCATCAACCTGGGAATCTGCGAAGTCAAGCAGTCCACCGCCCTCGTGATAGGTTCCGTGCTCATCTTTACCGGCGGCTGGGGCAAGTCCGCCATGTTCCCCATGCATATTTGGCTTCCCAACGCCATGGAAGGCCCGACGCCCGTGAGTTCCATAATCCACAGCGCCACGATGGTCGTCGCCGGCGTCTACTTGGTCGCGCGCCTGTTCCCGTTCTTCGCCATTTGCGAAAACACACTCACGCTCATCTTGTGGGTAGGTGCCTTCACCATGGTCTTTGCCGCGGTTATCGCCTGCACACAAAAAGACATCAAGCGGATTCTCGCCTACTCCACGCTCTCGCAACTGGGCTACATGATGTTCGCCCTGGGCGCCTGTAAAATCAACCAGGTTGTCGCCGTAACCGGGTGGACGGCAAGCACCTTCCACATCTTTACGCACGCCTTCTTCAAGTGCAGCCTGTTCCTCATTGCGGGAAGCCTCATCCACCAGGTCCATACAAACGACCTCGACGCCATGGGCGGCCTCCGCAAAAAGATGCCCGTCACCTATATTTGCACGCTCATTTCAATCCTTGCCATCTCGGGCATCCCGCCGTTCTCCGGATTCTTCTCGAAGGACGAAATCATTTTGGCGGCGTTCCAGGGTCATCACCAAGTCGTGCTCGGTCTCGCCCTCCTCACAAGCGGCCTTACCACGTTCTACATGTTCCGTCTGTTCTTCCTCGCCTTCCACGGCGAGCCACGCCACGAGGGCGTCAAGGCGGGCCACGTACACGAGGATTTTGCGATGACCCTCCCGATTGTGATCCTCGCGATACCTTCTTTGCTCAGCGGCATTCTGTGCAAGGGGCTCTTCGAAAAGTTCTTTACCCCGGGCAGGCTTCATGTGCCGCAACTGTTGCGCCTTGCCGAGGGCGGCTGGATTCCCTTTGCGGCTGTCGGCATCGCCATCGTGGCTCTGCTTGTCGCCTGGTTCCTTTACGCAAGCCCCAAGGCAAAAGTGGAACGTGCGCTCGACGAATCCAATCGCAGCTCTATCTACAAAGTCGTCTACCACAAGTTCTACTTTGACGAGATGTACTACGCGGTCGTGCGCCAGTTCATTTTTGGCGGAGTCGCCCGTGCGGCTCGCGCGTTTAACGATTACGTAATCGAAGGGCTCCTCGCTTTTAGCGTTTGGTTCATCCACAAGCTGGGCGACCTAGTGCGCCTTGCGCAAGCGGGCTACCTTCCATTCTACCTGGGCACCCTCATCGTGGGCGTCCTCATTTGGCGATTCTTTGGTCAACTTCCCCTGTAG